CCGGCAACTTGCTAGCTATCGAAGCGGAAGACTTCCCGCTCAAGGGCGACTGGGCGTTAATCGAGTCGGCCGATGCGTCGGGTGGCGCGTACCTTCAATTCAATGGGAAGAACCACTACGCCGCCGCCCAAGACGCCCACGCGATCACCAAGCAGATCAACGTTCCCCAAGCAGGCACCTATGTGGTGAAATGGTACATGCGTCAGCCGTCTGATGCCGAAGGCGACAAGTCAAACGACATCTGGATTGGCTTTCCCGATGCGATTCAGAAGGGGAACGGGCAAACGATCACTGGGTTCCACAAATACTTCGGCCGCAGCAAAGGGCGATTCGGCATGAATGGACAAATCGAGGCACACCATAAACATTCATGGTTGAACGTCGAATTCCCGAAACCAGGCACTTACACAATGCAGGTTTCTGGGCGATCCGAGTTTCTGCAAGTCGATCAATTTCTGTTGTACCGAGAACTCAACGCTGATGACGTCCTCGAACTGTTGGAAGTTGGCCGATAGCTGGCCCCCGCTTTCATCCACAATCTCACGAGTCTGGCCCTTTCGAAGAAGCGGTTCCGACTCGTTTTGGACTCCATGACGGAATACCGCGAGCGGCTTCTTGTTGGTAATAGCGGGCTTCCAAGGGAGCCAATTTTTCTTTCCAAACGTTATCCAAGTTGATCATGTATGGGATCATGGTGTCGTACCAGGCAAAGTGCTTTTTACGCAGGCGCTGAACAACTTCAGGGTACTGATCCGCCACATCGCTTTCTTCGTACGGATCGTTTTGGATGTCGTACAGTTCCTTCCCAACAAGCCGCCAACGATCCGTCCGCACAGACCACAACTTATCAGCAGACTTCTCGGCGGGCGAAGCGATGTTCCCACGCTGAGTTTGCAATATACGAGGTGCCCAAGACGCAGTCGGGTCTTCTAACAAAGGAAGCAAATTGCGTCCTTCCAGCCTTTGTATTGCCTGGATCGCATCGGCACCGGCCAATTCACAAAAGGTAGGAAACAAGTCGACGTGAGCAGTCAGTGCCGAAATGTCTTGCCCCGGTTGTAGCCTGCCTTTCCAAAACCAGAACGCGGGCACGTGCACGCCACCCTCGTACGGCGTTCCCTTACCGGTCTTATGACCGGCTTTGAAGTTGGGATCGCTTCCCGGTGATCCATTGTCGGTTGTAAAGATCACCAAGGTATTTTCAAGCACCTGCCACTCTTCAAGTTGCTTCATCATGCGTCCGAAGTTGTCATCAATATTCTCGATCATCGCGAACCGCACACTGGGGTTCTGAATCCCGCGATCCTTCATCCGTTGGATATTTTCTTCCGGTGCGATCAGCGGAGAGTGCGGAGCGTTAGTCGAAATGTAGGCAAAGAAGGGTTGATCCCGTTGATGTTGTACTTGCATCCAATTCATCGCAGCATCAAAAAAGATATCCGTGCAGTAGCCTGTGGTCTGAACGATCGTGTCATTGTGCAACAGTACGGGATCAAAATACTTGGCGTTTTTCTTTTCCCCTTGATTCGGTGGGAAGTCCGCATAGCTGGTAATTTTGACGCCGCGTTCGCGTTGACCGATCCCGCCCGCACCGTGCATCAGCACCTCTGAAAAACCACGGTTTTGAGGCAGGTGGTTATCAAGATCGCCCAGATGCCATTTCCCGAACAGCCCGGTTTCATAGCCCGCCTTTTGAAGCAGTTGCGGGAAAGTAGTCAGGTCCAAAGCCATGCGTTCTTGTTCAGCATGCGTTGCCGTAACGCCCGCGCGAAACTCATGCACACCGCTCATCAACGCCGCCCGTGTCGGTGCGCAATTAGGACTAACGTAGTAGTTGGTGAACCGCAGTGACTTCCCGGCAAACCGATCAATGTGGGGAGTCCGCAATTCCGGACACCCCATGTACGACAAGTTCATGCCCTGATCGTCGGTCATCACGAAAATGATATTGGGTCGCGAGTTCCCCAGTGACTCTCCACTTGCGTGACTAGCCCAAAACGAGATGAAGAGTAGTGTCAGTGCGTATTTCATGAAAGTTCTTCAGGGGTTTTGTTTAATGATCAGTCGCAACACTGCTCAACGAACGGATGTTGCCGGTAGTGGATCTTGTTAAAGATCCCAGGGGAGAACCGAGGATCTTTAACAAGATCCACTACATCTGCGACTGATGGCTGGAACGACAATTCTTCGCGGCTTTGACTCGCTTGGCATAATGCTGCGTCACGCTGCCTTGTGAAACCGCGATAACGCGTTTAGGGAAGATACTCTTTAACGATCGCGATTTGCGGCCATTGAACGTCGGGATCGCGATAATCGCTGGGTAGGTTCGGCCCCGGCGTGCTACGACCGCATTGAATAATTTTGGCCAGGTCTTGCTTCATCATCTCAATCACTTCGGGATGCTTGGAAGCAACGTTGTATTTCTCGATCTTATCGGTATCCATATCAAACAATTGCAAACTGGCTGCATCCACAATTGGATCGTCGGCACGAGCGTCCGGTCGATGAAAGCCACCGAAATCGTCAAACATGACCTTCCATTTACCGCGACGAATCGCGAAGATTCCGCCATCGGAATGATGGATAACCAGTCGATCATCCACTTCAGGAATTTGTTGTCCGGCAAGCGCGGGCAAAAAGCTAACACTGTCCTCGCCTGCGTCGTCGGCCAGCTCGACACCGGTAATGTCGGCACACGTGGCCAGGAAATCAGTCGTGCAGCCTAGTTGATCGCAAACCGTTCCGGCTTCGACTCGAGCGGGCCAACGAACGAGGAATGGCACCCGATGCCCGCCTTCCCAGTTGGTCCCCTTCATCCCGCGATAGATCCAGCTCGGATGGTGCCCCTTTTTCGCCATCACCTCGAAGCCTGCTTTGGGCGAAGTCCCGTTGTCAGCGGTAAACACAACAAGCGTATTCTCGGCGATGCCTTGCTGATCGAGCGTCTTCAGCACTTCACCAACAACCCAGTCGGATTCCATGCAAAAGTCGCCGTGCAAATTCAACCCACTCTTCCCCTTGAACCTGTCACTCGGCACGATCGGCGAGTGCGGTGAAGGCAGCGGTAGGTAGACGAAAAAAGGATCCTTCGCATGGTCTTCGATCCAACCGCATGTTCTTGCCGCCAATTCGTTAAGAACCTCTTGTTGCTCGTATTCCTTCGCCGCAAAGCCAGGCTTCGAAGGCTGAGTGAAACCACGCGCGGTCACCTCTTCAATCGACTTTAGGATTTCAAGTGTCCCCAGCAGCCGATCGTTTTCAACGAACGCATGCGGGTCCATGTTCAGCGAAGCGGAAATGCCGAAGAAGTAGTCGAAGCCAACGCTGTTGGGGCCGTTCGCAATCGGAGCGGTTGGATCAACCTGTTTGTACGTGATTCGTTTGCCAATTTTGCTGCCATCTTTCACCTTCCAATCCATGCCAAGGTGCCACTTGCCAACACAGGCTGTCGCATAGCCCTGCTGTTTCAAGAATGAGGCAACCGTTTCACGCGTCGGCTCAATCAGGTGCGAACTGTGTCCCCCCAATACACCCTTCTTTAACTTCGCTGTCCGCCAGGAATATCGCCCGGTCAGGATGCCGTACCGGGTCGGCGTGCAGACACCCGAACTGGTATGCGTGTCCATGAACTTCATCCCTTCATTGGCCAGTCGGTCAATGTGCGGGGTCGCGATTTTGCTTTCCGGATTGTAAGCCCCGACATCTCCCTGGCCCATGTCGTCGGCCAGGATATAAACGATGTTCGGCCTCGCTGCTTTTGACTGCGTTGCCTTCACCTGCGCTAAGTCCTGCTGCGCAGCATTCGGCTGGGCAGAGTCCGGCTGTGCTGCTGCTGACAGCGACGCCGTCGCCCCTAAAACCGCCAACACCCAAGTTGACAGCA
The Neorhodopirellula lusitana genome window above contains:
- a CDS encoding arylsulfatase yields the protein MKYALTLLFISFWASHASGESLGNSRPNIIFVMTDDQGMNLSYMGCPELRTPHIDRFAGKSLRFTNYYVSPNCAPTRAALMSGVHEFRAGVTATHAEQERMALDLTTFPQLLQKAGYETGLFGKWHLGDLDNHLPQNRGFSEVLMHGAGGIGQRERGVKITSYADFPPNQGEKKNAKYFDPVLLHNDTIVQTTGYCTDIFFDAAMNWMQVQHQRDQPFFAYISTNAPHSPLIAPEENIQRMKDRGIQNPSVRFAMIENIDDNFGRMMKQLEEWQVLENTLVIFTTDNGSPGSDPNFKAGHKTGKGTPYEGGVHVPAFWFWKGRLQPGQDISALTAHVDLFPTFCELAGADAIQAIQRLEGRNLLPLLEDPTASWAPRILQTQRGNIASPAEKSADKLWSVRTDRWRLVGKELYDIQNDPYEESDVADQYPEVVQRLRKKHFAWYDTMIPYMINLDNVWKEKLAPLEARYYQQEAARGIPSWSPKRVGTASSKGPDS
- a CDS encoding sulfatase family protein, coding for MKPITRTVLSTWVLAVLGATASLSAAAQPDSAQPNAAQQDLAQVKATQSKAARPNIVYILADDMGQGDVGAYNPESKIATPHIDRLANEGMKFMDTHTSSGVCTPTRYGILTGRYSWRTAKLKKGVLGGHSSHLIEPTRETVASFLKQQGYATACVGKWHLGMDWKVKDGSKIGKRITYKQVDPTAPIANGPNSVGFDYFFGISASLNMDPHAFVENDRLLGTLEILKSIEEVTARGFTQPSKPGFAAKEYEQQEVLNELAARTCGWIEDHAKDPFFVYLPLPSPHSPIVPSDRFKGKSGLNLHGDFCMESDWVVGEVLKTLDQQGIAENTLVVFTADNGTSPKAGFEVMAKKGHHPSWIYRGMKGTNWEGGHRVPFLVRWPARVEAGTVCDQLGCTTDFLATCADITGVELADDAGEDSVSFLPALAGQQIPEVDDRLVIHHSDGGIFAIRRGKWKVMFDDFGGFHRPDARADDPIVDAASLQLFDMDTDKIEKYNVASKHPEVIEMMKQDLAKIIQCGRSTPGPNLPSDYRDPDVQWPQIAIVKEYLP